TAAAACTATTAATCACTAACATATTAATATGACGTTGTTTAATTTTGTGGTTCATTCGATCTATCCATGGTTTTCGTGGGGCACCAGATATCATTTCCTCAGGATTAGAAAAATAATGACTATCGTGGGTTCCACCAGATGCAAAAGTAACAATCGTAGAAATACCCGAGTTAGTTCGCCCTGCACGTCCAGCTCTCTGTTGATAGTTTTCTCTCATCGGTGGTATATTTCGTAACCCAACAGCAGTAAGTGAACCAATATCGATCCCAACTTCCATAGTTGTAGTGCAACTTAATACATCAATGGAATCTTCCCCATTTTCACCAGCTGTGATATCTTGAAACTTCAATTCATATTTCTCAGTGTTGCTTCGACTATTACTTCTCGGTTCTTTATGTGAAAGTTGTGCAGTATGTTCCTCTGTTTCAATTGTCTGAATTTTCTCTTGAGTTTCTAGAGCTCTTATAATAGGTTTGCGCCAAAAATCAAATCGAGTCAAATCATCATTACCAATAATCTTTAGATCGACTGACTGATAACAAGCAGCACATTTATCTCCTAACTTAAAAGGAGATAATTTACCACAGTGCATACATTTATACCAAGGAAATTCTTCACTAGTAAACTCAATTCTTACCTTTCGCAAATTAATATAGTATTTACTCTTTTTTGAGGAATCAAAGAAACAATCCCGAATAATGTCCAATAATTCTTGAGTTTGGTTATCACTTATATTAAATAGACTTTTTGATGTATCTACAAGATTTTTGTCCAAAGACTTAATAAAATCAAAATCTAACCCAAAATCATTATTCATACTTCTCCCTGGAAGACCTCGTCTCACATCATCATCAATAGTATGTCCTAATGCTGCTTCACCATCCATCACATCCCAAAATAGAGTAACTAAAAACTGATAAAACAAATCACTATCAATTATAATGTCATTCTCTTCCAATTCCTCAAGACATTCATCTAGTAATATTGATTTTGGGGCTAAATACCCAAGCCCAATATCTTTAAATGAACGAGGACTTTCTGTAAAGAACGTTAAAAGTTGCTCATAGTATTGATCAGGAAGTTCTTGAAAATCAGATACAACATCTAAAAAATTAAACACATTACCTTTGTTTTCAATTCTTGCTTTTCTTCTTGAAAACTTTCTTTTTTGATCTTGAAATAATAACTTACTAGACCCGTTAAAAAAACTAAGTTTATTATCTGCGCACACTTCTAAGAAAGCTGGATATAACTCAGCTAGGGAACATTCGTACGAAGCAGTATTTGCTCTTAATGAAGCTAGTAATATTGCTTTTCTGAAAGCATCAGCATCTGATGACTTCGATAAATCTAATGCTAGTTTTGCAGCGATTTGTCTTGAATCAGAAAAAAGAAGCACTTTTTTCCCTTGGTTAATTAAATTAGATTTTGGAGTTTGTAATTCAAACTGCGCTTTAGTTAGATTATAGAACGGGATATTTCCCTTTGTAGATAAATCAGAAGGTTTTTGTAACCTCATTTGTTTCTTGCATTTTGGACAAACATTAAAATTATATGACTTTGATTTCGTATCAAAGTCATCAGTATAAATAACGGTCAGTAACCCATCATCATCCTGTGGTGATAAATACAATTTACCAGTATACGGATCAAGTGCTCCAATATTATCTTTTGATCTTCGATGATATCCTTTGGGAACAATATATAGAAGCATCTCATTTAGTGAATGTACATCTCCACTCAATCCTCTTTTTGGAAATGTATACCAAAATGACTCCCCTTCATTTTTCTGAATGTATACTCTTAGATACAAACCACCACATTTTCTATGATTTAGAATTTCATAAACTTTTCCGTTGCATTCACATTTTTCCTTAGGAATAGCGATTACTTTTCCTATTGGAAGTTTTTCTTCAGAAGAATACTTTGCATACTTACATTTTGGATTAGTGCATGCATACAAACCTTGTAAACCTCTTAAGAACATATGTAATCTTACTGGAAAAAGAACATTTCCATTTTTTGTTGCTAAGGAAGCAACTACAAGTAAAGAGTCTAATGCTTTATCTGAATTTGGATGATTCCCAAATAATTCTTGTTTAATAGTGCTGTAGGATTTTGCCCCATCTCGACATATTTCGTTTAGTTTCACAAATGCTTCATATCTATACAGATTATCATATAGCCAAGTTTGTAGTTCTTCTTGATTCATATCTTCGTTCAATTCTTCATTATAAACTGATTTTGAAAATGATTTAATTCTATCACTAATTTCATTACCATGAACTTGACTAAATCCAATAGAGACTAAAGCATCAACATTTGTTTGGATTTCAAAACTATTTGAAATTGATTTTTTTGTGCCATATAAGAATTCACAATTATTTGCAGGTTTACCAGTTAAACCTTCATAGAAAGCATTGATAGCTTCAAATTCCTCTTTAGGCATACTTGCAGTTGTTAAAATATATTGAACTTGACTTAATGAAATATCTAAACGAGAGTAGAGTCGTTCAAGTAGCAATGCAATCTCTCCCCCGGAAGATCCTCGGTACATATGTGCTTCATCTAATACAATTAGAAGTTTATTATCTGTAGATTCATGAAGCCAGTCTTTTGTTTGATCCCAAATGTTTGCCTCGCGCTGTCTCATCAGCATAAATTCTAACATTGAGTAGTTTGTGATGAGTATATCTGGCGGACAAGCTTGCATCTCAAATCTTGTAATCAATTCGGCATCAAATGGATCCGTCTCATGAATGTTTCTAGTTAAATTATCGACGAATTTTTCAAGTCCATCTTCACCATACCTTGCAGGATACTTATTAACAGATTTTAAGCCTTCAATATCCAAGATTTTCTTTTCTCTATCTGAAGTACGAAGATCGTCCAACAAATACTCTTTCCTAAATACTTCTGCTAGCTCTTTACTGTTTTGAGGTGTTTTTTTCCCTGGTGATGGTGTTCTGCCGGTGTACATTCCAAAATGAGGAATACGCTTTGCTTTCGTATCCTCGGTAAATATTTCTTTAAATTTCTCACTTCCAATATTTTTTCTAAATCTCGAAAGTTGATCAGAAACTAGAGCATTCATCGGATATATAATTAGAGTCCTAACAGCATTTCTTTCAAAGCTTCGTGGTTTATTCTTAGCTTCATAAAAGCTTTTTGAAATAATTGGCCATAAAAAACATTCTGTTTTCCCTGAACCAGTTCCTGTTGAAACAAATAAATCTTTTCCTTCCATAAATAATTCCAGAGACTTAACTTGGTGTTCGTATGGGTTTTCATAAATTCCTAAATTTGCATCAATTAATTTCACAAGTGAACTCTTAATATTATTATCTAAAGCTGCTGATAAACGAATTCCATCATATGATTTTTTATAAGACGCTGATGTCTCGATATATGGTTCCTGCGATATACTGGTGTGTTCCGAACAAAACTCCCCCAACAAATCCTCTTCATATAATAATAATGTCTCGCTATTTGCCAAATAATCCGATTTAATGTAATCTTTCAAACGAAGCCTAATTGATTCATAATATTCTTTTACTCCAACTGAATTACTCATATTATATTTCTCCTTCATAAATTACAATTCCTATATCATTTAATACACTCCCAACAAATGGCAATGCTTTATTAATAATGATGAAACTACTTTTATCAAATGCGTTACTAGCAGGCCATGCAAGGAGTAAAAGTAAGTAATATTCTCTATTAGGCAAGTGACCCTCAAATGACAATATAGAATAATTATTATCCAATCTTCTAACTCTAGCTCTCAACGGATTATCATATAATGACTTCAATGCAAAGTAGTCTCTACGATACTCATACGCTGTTAATGATCCATTCCTTTCATCTTCAATCATTTCTGCAAAATAGAAATCATTATTCCGGTTAATTACTCGGTAGTATGTTCGTGTTTTGATTCTACGCGCTATAGTAAATTCTGTGTTTGGACTTTTTTCCCAAGAGCTTGACGGCGATTTTTTCGAGAGGGGATTGAAGAACTCAAGCTCGTTAATATCAATTTCTTTTAGAGAGAAATCGCTAGAATCGAAATTACATAAACAATATTCTTGTGGACTTAGTGTGTCTCTAATTAAAAAGTCCTTAGTCTCAACTGGTAATACTATTGATTTTGGTGTAGTTAACACACCTAATCCACTAATTTCGTACCGTATATTTGGAAGTCCCAACATAATTGCAAAATCATTATCAAATATTAATCCATCACCAAAGTTTGAAACTTGTAACAAATTGGCATTTGTTAACGTCAAATACCCTGTTTCTAAATAGACTGTTTGAATGTGTAAGGATAGTTTTACACTAGATTCAGAATAAAGAATATTTTCTAATACTGGGAACAAATCAATATACTTTGCTATTAACTCATTTAAAGCAATCGAAATATGGTGTTTCGTCACTCCATCCATTTCATTAATTTTACTAGCTGCAATTGTTAAGCACCATTGACCTAGTGCAGAATAAATTACTCTAAATACATAAGAGTCATAGCCTTCATTTTTATAGCATGGGATGTCCATAGACATTCCCATTTTCTCAATCATATCTTTCATAATAAAAACCATTCCATTAGCTGTTTCCTTATATAGCAATTTCCGGTAAATCCAGCATATTTGACCAATCTTTCTGACTCATTAAAAGGAGAAATATTGGCGACATCCACACTATATGGCAATATACTAAACGCTAATTTGCCACATAAATCCTCTTCATTGCTAATATGATTACATTGAATCATAGCAAATCCTTTATTGTTATATAATTCAGTGATTATTTCTGTGATTACCTTAGTGGTTTTACGTTCTTGTTTTTCTTGACTAAATATATTTTCTACTTCATTAACCTGAGATGAGTTAGCAGTTAGACTAATACAAGCAGATAATTGACTAAATCGATTTACGTTTAGATATTCAACAGTATTCAAGAATTCAAAAGGGACGTAATTAAGTGTCTTATCATATGTTACCATTAAGAAAATTATTTTATTCTTATTGTTTTCAAGGATCGAAAATAATTCAGTTTCGTTATAGTTGCCAATGAAATCAACTAAACACTTAATTCTTCCATCCAAATTCAAGAACGTTTCTATTTCATTACTTCCTATTCCATTCGAATAATTTAACATCTGAATATCCTGGTGTCCAACTAAAGCATTGGAAATACATTTAACAAGTAATGATCCCGGTACTCGATTCAGTACTATTGGTTTTCCCAAAAACAGTATCTTTGTAAGATGATGAATCAATAATCGCTCTAGATCTCGATCATCAGATAGTAATATATTTCTAAAGTTATCCAATAAGTAGTCAGAAAACTCTTCCATATCAACTGGGACTAATGGTACGTTAGATTCTTGTTGTTTTCTTTTAATTATTAATTGAATTTTATTCTTGTCAAACCCGATTGGATATTTGAGTGTCCTTGTCCCATTAATTAGTTGTCTTAGCTTTTCCTCATATTGACAAATTATATTTTCAAGGTCATTAGTTTTTTCTCTAAGCTCAGCATTAATTTTTTCTTTCAATATTATCTCATCTTCCAGTTTTAATAGTTCTTTTTTTTCCTTTTCTATTCGCCCAATCTCAATCAATAATTCATTATTCTTTTCTTTAAGATTTTTCTCTGATTTGAATGACACTTCAATTTTTTTGTTTAGTTTTTCTTCCTCAATCCTGTTCGAATCATTAAGTCTTTGTAATTTCTTAATTTCATCAAGATGCCCTTTTGATATTGTAATCGCATGAGTGATAAACTCAATTTGATCATTAGTTATCTCAGTTTTGCTATCATATAATTTGAAAAACAAGGGAATATTATCCGAAAAGATACTTTCTGGTAAAACACGGATAAATGATATAAATTCTTTTTCACTCTTTTCAGTGTTAGGTGTTAATTCAGTTTCAATGTCATTTATCCATATACTAATTATTTGGTCAATAAAAGTAGCTATAAATGAATTTGACTTGTTTCGTATAATCAAGTCAGGACTTATCTTATCGATTGACTCAGGTCTAAACCCTCTAAATATTTTTGAGAATTGTTTTGAATTCCTCTTGGAATAGTCTATTCGAACCTGCTTCGGAATTTTACCCCAAATATATTTTGTTTCTTCATCTGTCAATAAACTTACATAATTCATAACTTACCCTCTAATATATATTGCTTTACAACGGTATTAATCTGTTTTTTCTCATAACAACCATATACATATTTTTTTGCTTCTTCACAAATTTCAAATCCATCAAACTCACCATCTCTTATACATTCTGTTCTTTTATAATATTTCAATATATCTGCTAGAATTAGTTTTTTTGAATTTACTAGTCTTTGTCTTGGGTAAACAACACCACATAATCTATTACCTGAGTAGCACTTGATCGTACTCCCTTTTGTCAAGATAACTTTCTGTCCACTGTTTAACTTATGTACACCTGAACTGTTAAATAAATGATACGACTCTGAACCAGTAAAAGAAGGAACCTTAAATATTGATGCTTCGTGTTTAGAAAATGTAATTTGATCAAAATCAGTCGAGGTATCTTGATGCGTAGCTAGTACAACATCGATATTCTTTGAATTTATTCTCAAATCAGAATCAAAACATACTCTAGTAATCCCTTTTTCATGCCTTCTAATATTATCTTCATCTATATTTATATTTCGTCGAAACTTTAGGTCAAATGATGAGTAAAGATATGAAAAATTAGTATTAACTAAGTATTTATTATTCTGATTTATTGCAGGAGGCCATAACAATGTTAGTGTTTCAGAGTCTTCTAATTCATATCCCCAAGATCTAATAAGATTCATTACTTCTTGACTTCGTTTTGTAAACCTAACAACCCGACCTATAAAATTTCTATCCAACGTCCTAAAATAAGTTGGTAACATTGGTGTTTTAATTTCTTGTGGATAATTAATGTCCATTGGTGAAGAGTAGAGTTCTTGATAAGTAATAAAATATGGTATATTTGTATACAAAGTTTTACTTAATACAAGTTTCGCCTTATACTTGGGCTCGTCTCCTAACATCTTAAAAAACGTAGGTCTGCTATTTGAATTGAAGATTTTTTTAACATCCGAGTAATTATAGTAGGGATTTGAAAGCTCATATTGGTTTGAAAAAAAATCAACTTCTATCTTCGCTACTGAGTTTGGAGAAAAGAATGTATGATTAATTGCAACCTTCTTTTTTTGACTTTTGTTATAGTGATTATATATTATAAGGTGTGAACGTTCTTTCTCAAATTTTGATATTTCTTCATCGGAAAAAGTAACTCCAAAATAAAAAGATTTGTTAAAATTATTATAATAAAAATCGCACTTTATTTTCTTTTTTTTCGGAAATAAATGTACTAATTTAGAATTATCTAAATGGCCTAAATACTTCTCACATTCAATGTCGTTATTACCATTTCGATGGCGGAAATGTGCTACCATACTACTACTATCCGCAGCCGCAATCTTTACTTCTTCACCACAATGTAAGCACTCATAACGAAGAGGTTCATAATCACTATTATCTTCCACAGAATCTGCAAATACTGAAATCTGAAGTACCGAATCAAACGCTTTCAGCATTCTGAATAACACCTCCTAATATAAACATATTTTTTTCAGTTAAAGTAAAGAAATATATACTTGAATTCTGTCCAAGCCAGAATAAATAGTTTGAGTTTTAATCAAAACTAAGTATAAGAAATGGCATTAATAAATAATTTAAACTTCCACTGTAATAAAATATAATCCTATTATATTTTATTACATAGATTAAATCAACACCACTATGAAAGCGATTTCTTAAATTATAGTAGATTTCATAGGATAAAATACTTTGTTTAACACGATGAGGCAAAAAAAAAGGAAGCTTTTCTTTTAGAATTAAGTTTCAAGACAAAATCTAAAGGCGACTTCCAATATACAATTCTATCATATTTATTGTGCATTAAAATCTTGCTCTCAGACAGTGTTGGTAACGAAAATAAGTGATTAGCCATATATGAGGCATTTTGTGTCGATTTTAATACAGTTGAGGTGACCTCTAGATGTGAATAAGTCCATCAATATCTCCATGAAACATTTTTTTTGTATTTGATAATCTAAAAGTGGTCCAATTCTCAATTGAAAACTGGTCCACTATTTTTATAACTTCAGAAGTGTGTGATAATGCTTTTGGAGGTGAAAGAGGTGATATCACAAATGAGCAAATATTCAATTATCACATTAAAAAAGAAAGGATGATCTAACAGAAAGATTGCCCTTGAATTGGGTATAGACCGAAAGACGGTCGCACGGTATCTTCAGGAATATAATAAATGTCAAATACAATTGATTGATAATCATGGTTTATCAGACGAAAGAAAAGTAGAAGTCATTGATCAAATTGTTGGGGACCGTCACTATGATGCAAGCAAACGAGGTAAGCGCAAGTTAACGCAAGAAATTCAAGCTTCACGAGAAACATTTATTCGACAAGATTATCGATATGGTGAGCGGTTAGAGTTTGACTTTGGAGAAGTAAAGCTTTTAATTAATGGTGAACCAAGAACATATTATCTCGCTGTTTTCTCATCACCAGCAAGTGGATATCGGTATGCATATTTATATCCAAACCAACGCAAACAAGTATTCATAGATGCACATGTTCGCTTCTTTGAGCATTCTAAAGGCTCTTGGGGTGAAGTTGTATATGACAATATGAGAAACGTCGTGAAGCGCTTTATAACGCCTTATGAAAAAGAAATTAATGATGATTGCCTCAAACTGGCACTCTATTATAATTTTGAAATTAACCTGACTAATATACGAAGTGGTCATGAAAAAGGAAGTGTAGAAAACAGTGTTAAGGTAATTCGAAATCGTGTATTCGCAAAGGACTATAAGTTTGAAACATTTGAAGAGGCATGTGTTCATCTTGAACAGACTCTTGATGAAATCAATATAAAGAGTTCAATCGAAGATGAAAAGAAAGAACTTCAACCTTACAGAATTCCTTATGAATTCGCTGATATCGAAGTATATAGTGTTGACAAGTATGGTTGTATACACGTTGAAAATAATTTTTATTCAGTCCCAGACTATCTCCAACACAAAAGAGTTACGGTCAAAAACACCGTAAATTCGATACGCATCTATTCAAATCACACATTTGTGTACGAACATAAAAAGATAGATGGTCACCATCAATATCAGCTTGTGTTGGACCACTATCTGAATACAATGATGACTAAGCCGGGATCTGTAAAGAATTCACTTGTCCTAAAACAACATCCTGAGCTTTATAACATCTACCATAATCATTATAAAACAAGAACTAAAGAGTTCATAGAAATTCTTCAAGAAAACAGGAATGAAACGTATAAAACGCTCAAAGATGCTTTAAAGTATCGGTTGGTTTCAAATGCAATTGACACCGTTGAGTATGATGACAGCATACAAGAACAATCACGTAAACAACTTAAGAAAATAAGCCAATTAATGCACTAGGAGAAAAATTAATGGAAACAGTTGAACAATTGTCAAAAGAATTAAAACTTTCATTCATAAAAACACACTATGAAGCAGCAATACAGGAAGCGAAACACAAAGGATTGGATTTTCAAGAATTTCTTAACGAACTGCTTTATTGCGAACGAAACAATCGTCGTGACAACGGAATAAAACAACGCATTCGTGCTGCTCGATTTCCTCAAAACAAGACATTGGAGGATTTTACGACTGTAAAATTTAATTCAGAATTAAAACGAAAGTTTAAAGAACTGGAAACATTGAACTTTATAGAAAATAAAAAAGTGCTATTTATCAGCGTTCCTAATCTAATTATAGAGTTAAAAGAAGCTATGTCAAAAAATCAAATTACGCAATACAAAAAGAAGTTTGAAAAATTTGATCTAGTAATTCTTGATGAACTCGGCTATGTGTCATTTGATAAAGAAGGAAGTGAAATTCTATTCAATCTAATTTCAAATAGAATAGCAGTAGGTTCTATGATTATTACAACAAATTTAATGTTCGATAGATGGGAAGAAATATTCAAAGATCCCATTCTAACAACTGCTCTAGTCGACCGATTAACCTATAAATCACATCTATTAAATATGAGTGGAGAGAGTTATCGTGTTGAAGAAACAATTGCTTGGCTAAAGAGCAAAGAATGACAAACGGTAGTGGACCAGTTTTCAATTGAGATTTGGACCATTATTCAGTTGACAAATACAGCAGACTTAATAAATTAAACAACACTATTTTCAACAATAATACTGCTCATCACTGGTATTATGATTGCACCCACCTTAAAAATCTATATCCAATCTCTTTCCATTTAGTTGGATTACAATTTACACAATCTCCAATTCTTCTCATTATTGATTCATTAATATAGAGTAAATGCTTTAGATTACGATAAGATGTATCAATGTCTCCAACAATAAATCGTTCCTGATGTTGATAGTGTAAATTATTCCTTAATATTTTTATTTGTTGAATGTCCTCTTCTTTTACATCAGAAATTAAACTAATGAATATTTTCTTCATTTCATTATTCTGACTCTTAGAGATAAATCCCTGGATGTTATCAATAGTTTCATCTAGATGGATAGAAATCATTTTTCGATAAAAATATACTAGATATGGCACTTCTTTGATGTATTCTCCTATATCAACTAAGTAGGTAAAGAATTCATAAATTGAAGATGTAACATCGAGTGCAATGATTAATCTATCAATTTCTCTCTCTCCCAAATCCTTGTTTGATTTTATAATATCCGAATAAGAATAAGGAATCCACTTATAGTTTGGTTTCTCAGGAGCTTTCCTTATATTGAAGATATCAGTTTTTGCAAAACAGATATTTTGAATTAATCGTAATTGTAAAGTCATAGATTTTACGAAAGTATCATTTTTAATCTCCTCGTGTACATATTCAAATTGGTTTGTACCAATCATGTATCTACACTTGTCAATTATTTCAAAGTGCAAACATATATCTATGTAAGGATTCTTTATATCTCGGGATCTACCCATTCCTGTATCAATCATTGTCAACTTTTTATTGAAGTCGCTGAATCTGAATTGATGCAAATTATTCCTTAATCTGGTAAGCATTGAAATGTATGTTGAACTTAATCCATAAAAATCTCCTTTTTTCACTATTCCAGGTTGCAAAATTAGTTTGTTAAATTCACTAAGAATTATTGAAAATAGTTCAATTATCAAATTATTCGATTTCCTAATATCATTTATATTCTTTCTACTGACATTTGTATTGAAAAAATTCAAAATTGTTATTAAACCTAAACAATCTAAGAGACATGAATAAAGAGATAAAGTATTTGAATAAATAATCTCTGGATTGGATAATAATTCTTTAAAAAATTCAAAAAATATTTCAATATTCAACTCTTCTGGCCCATCTTCCCTTATTGTATCTCCATTAAAATTGGATTTATCATAATCATCAATCATCACAATTACTTATTTTTCCTAGTATGATAATGTTGTTCATAATCTTACCCATCATCACATCCCTTTCTATTAACTTTTTTTCTGAATTAGACACGATTACAATGTGAAATGTAAATTTAGTTATCGCCTTAAGACATGACTTCTTACGAAACGCTGCAACCACATCTTTAACGTCAAATGGTAATGAGCAGGATGGATTTTTTGAATCTTTATAGCAAGCTAGGTAACTAACGTGACTGCTTTTGGAACAATCATTTCATAAACCATTCAGAAAGTTGGTAGTTCTTATGATTCTCATTGGTATTGATATCCCTTAGTGTAATCATATCGTCTCATTCATGAGTTCTTATGGCGAAGTACTTCCACACTGCACAATTCAAGAATAATCGAGAAGGATTCAACCTACTAAGTGTTATCATCAAACCCTTCAAAATCCAACACTATTTCATCGATTTTGAATCAGCTGGTCACTATGGTGACAATCTAATCCGTTACGTAGTCGGCAAAGACTATACTGTTGGTCTCATCAATCCTTTGACCACGGATGCATACCGTAAAAACGGAAATTCGAAAAACCAAGCCTGATTAAGTCAATTCCCTGACCATCTTGTTGTGAGTGATGGTTACTTCTTTCAACTCTATGTTTATCAAACATGCGGGAACTGAAATATCTGACCAGCTACTATACACGCCAGAAACACAACCAGTCTTAGCTTAAAATTATCGTTCGAGGTCATTTTGATATTGGCTAACCTGAATTCATTGACTTCTTTTCGGATGCTTCAGCAATGCTTCTAAAGAGCTTTTTTCAACAGGCTTGTACTGCTAAGGAAGTCTCTGAACTTCACCTGAAAAAGATCACGAACCTGCTTCACCAGGATTCTAGTGACCGACTTAAGAAAGAGAAAACGGAGTCTCTTATACAAACTGCTTCATCTTCAGTCGGCATCCATGAACTGTCACTAAAGTTTGAAATCAAACAATCCATTGATTAACTTGAACTTCACAAGGAACAGTTGGATGAAGTAACAAAAAGATAGAAGTCCTGAACTCTCAAACACAAACTTCTATCTTATCAATCCCAGACATTGTAACAGTAAAGTGATTAACCATTCTATCAGATATAGGGGATATCTCTCGTTTCTCCAGTGCATCAAAGTTCTTAGCTTATGTAGGGTGTGGTCCATCCATTTACCATTCTGAAACTAATCAAGCGGTCAATAGCCGCATATCCGAACTGGGAAGTCAGCATCTTCACTATGCGTTGTATAATGCAGTTTTTATTGTAAGCCAGTTTGAATCTGCCTTTAATCCATATTATAAACGAAGTGAGAACATAGAAAGTCTCTCGCAATACTTTGGATCATGTGGCTAATAAACTTTTTAGTGTACTCTATAAATTGTCGTGAGAAAAAGTCATGTTTGATGCTTCAATAATCGGACAAAGTTGATTTAGCATTGTACTCTCAATTTGATAAAAATCTGAAAACATAAGTATCAACTACCATACACTAATTGAAATTTAACAATTGTTTTTCCATCTAAGGGTAATTCAACAAAGACGCTTTAAGTTCTTGTTTGTCGCATTGGTCAAAGAGTTAATTGCATCATTTTTTTCGGAACTTTGTTTTCCAACTAACTCCCAAATTAATGTCTTCATAATCATAACTATTATCATGATTAATAAAAGCTAGTAATACTTCAAATTGAATTTCATCAATTAAAGTGATTCCAATAACATGTCCATCTGCTTTTGTATGAGATATGCTATATGTTTTCTGTAAAACTGTTTTACCCCTTATAGTAATGCAGATTGTCCATTTCCTGAGTAGTTATTAAACTTAGAATAAGTCTCGTATGGAAGTAATATCAACACATCAATATCACTTTTGTGAATCTCTGTTCCCGTCCACAAAAACCAACATATAATCTGTTCATTGTGTCCGATGTAGAATTAAGATAATTCAAATTAAGCCTTTGTGCGATCAGTTTAAACTTTTTGCTGGATGGATGATACAGATTCATTATTGATCCTCAGATTTGAACAAAACATATTAAAATCATTCCTACTTCCCATTTATCCTTGCTAATACTACTTCAATAATCTCTTACAATACTAGACAGTATTTTCCTTTATTTCTTTAAGGTTTATCTAGTAAATTCTGTTGGAAAATTCCGTTTGGGATTTATTTTATTTTTGAATCCAAACAATTAGCGATTACACATTCTAACACTTTTTACTGCATTATCGATAAACTATTAGTATTCATCTAGAAAATTGATATATCCCAAGACGTAATGATTCCAAGCAACGACTGATTTTGTGATCCGGACTCTGTTACTAATAAAACCTTTAAGTTTAATATTTCTTTAAACATACGATGTATTT
This DNA window, taken from Erysipelothrix larvae, encodes the following:
- a CDS encoding DEAD/DEAH box helicase, encoding MSNSVGVKEYYESIRLRLKDYIKSDYLANSETLLLYEEDLLGEFCSEHTSISQEPYIETSASYKKSYDGIRLSAALDNNIKSSLVKLIDANLGIYENPYEHQVKSLELFMEGKDLFVSTGTGSGKTECFLWPIISKSFYEAKNKPRSFERNAVRTLIIYPMNALVSDQLSRFRKNIGSEKFKEIFTEDTKAKRIPHFGMYTGRTPSPGKKTPQNSKELAEVFRKEYLLDDLRTSDREKKILDIEGLKSVNKYPARYGEDGLEKFVDNLTRNIHETDPFDAELITRFEMQACPPDILITNYSMLEFMLMRQREANIWDQTKDWLHESTDNKLLIVLDEAHMYRGSSGGEIALLLERLYSRLDISLSQVQYILTTASMPKEEFEAINAFYEGLTGKPANNCEFLYGTKKSISNSFEIQTNVDALVSIGFSQVHGNEISDRIKSFSKSVYNEELNEDMNQEELQTWLYDNLYRYEAFVKLNEICRDGAKSYSTIKQELFGNHPNSDKALDSLLVVASLATKNGNVLFPVRLHMFLRGLQGLYACTNPKCKYAKYSSEEKLPIGKVIAIPKEKCECNGKVYEILNHRKCGGLYLRVYIQKNEGESFWYTFPKRGLSGDVHSLNEMLLYIVPKGYHRRSKDNIGALDPYTGKLYLSPQDDDGLLTVIYTDDFDTKSKSYNFNVCPKCKKQMRLQKPSDLSTKGNIPFYNLTKAQFELQTPKSNLINQGKKVLLFSDSRQIAAKLALDLSKSSDADAFRKAILLASLRANTASYECSLAELYPAFLEVCADNKLSFFNGSSKLLFQDQKRKFSRRKARIENKGNVFNFLDVVSDFQELPDQYYEQLLTFFTESPRSFKDIGLGYLAPKSILLDECLEELEENDIIIDSDLFYQFLVTLFWDVMDGEAALGHTIDDDVRRGLPGRSMNNDFGLDFDFIKSLDKNLVDTSKSLFNISDNQTQELLDIIRDCFFDSSKKSKYYINLRKVRIEFTSEEFPWYKCMHCGKLSPFKLGDKCAACYQSVDLKIIGNDDLTRFDFWRKPIIRALETQEKIQTIETEEHTAQLSHKEPRSNSRSNTEKYELKFQDITAGENGEDSIDVLSCTTTMEVGIDIGSLTAVGLRNIPPMRENYQQRAGRAGRTNSGISTIVTFASGGTHDSHYFSNPEEMISGAPRKPWIDRMNHKIKQRHINMLVINSFMSSDGMRTKYDGIMDIGIITFCEKYGSLFIEYAKDFELKNSVSTVSTIKLFNEIYDTIILHNRREEFMNNDKETSVFDVFYKEGFIPSYSFPKNVVKFYVEKDLKNYKSANREIQYAPDRDISVALSEYAPGRFITIDKKIYKSGGIYSNPKPKGYEDNQAEYYFNNRDYFKNILVCSECNWFGLENESSSHPVCPYCGSEYTKNKMLRPWGFAPIKGQSVKFEDEDEQYTFTEAPFYSYVPSNTKMQRYKSSNIKFSNLPDRNVLTVNMGKQKNGFNVCKKCGGAEVSNDLVTNKFSVTQPYHGYSVCQHNGSVEANIFLGYEFLTDMFMLDISYDTKKLVGSGRIDEKTILKSAATSLHEVLKKSISIVLDIDYNEISGGWRPRIGKADDSSLEFFFYDNLSSGAGYSTLIGSILDQVLDQSRRILTECECSRACKNCLDNYWNQRNHDLFNRDLALQLLDYAQFDVYPQPYSESKQQDYLEPLLRLIEENSRIAKKEVLNNIEVIPALLKKSDNVSNMIFFNPLDLSDWLPNSYLEYCKLVEKRK
- a CDS encoding Mu transposase domain-containing protein; translation: MIDNHGLSDERKVEVIDQIVGDRHYDASKRGKRKLTQEIQASRETFIRQDYRYGERLEFDFGEVKLLINGEPRTYYLAVFSSPASGYRYAYLYPNQRKQVFIDAHVRFFEHSKGSWGEVVYDNMRNVVKRFITPYEKEINDDCLKLALYYNFEINLTNIRSGHEKGSVENSVKVIRNRVFAKDYKFETFEEACVHLEQTLDEINIKSSIEDEKKELQPYRIPYEFADIEVYSVDKYGCIHVENNFYSVPDYLQHKRVTVKNTVNSIRIYSNHTFVYEHKKIDGHHQYQLVLDHYLNTMMTKPGSVKNSLVLKQHPELYNIYHNHYKTRTKEFIEILQENRNETYKTLKDALKYRLVSNAIDTVEYDDSIQEQSRKQLKKISQLMH